The following coding sequences lie in one Listeria ivanovii subsp. londoniensis genomic window:
- a CDS encoding penicillin-binding transpeptidase domain-containing protein, with translation MANLNGKRSSNKKALIIGSIAVGVVLIGIAIYFFIQNQHKDERDALAAAETFTSNLAKEKYDKLGNNVTTASLRKVEVTAKEMEAKYQAVYGGIGAENIKVKNLKSVYDDNTNKFNLTYELEMRTSLGKLATQKYKTTISKQNDDWKIDWKPALIFPGMVKTDKVRITEDSATRGQIVDRNGTPLATKGQFSEAGIVPAKLGEGDEKTENIQAISKKLGISTEYINKQLEQKWVQADSFVPLVTLDEDKLPEATGLTYAQKELRTYPLNEATSHLIGYVGEVSAEDIEKNPKLGVGDVIGKSGLERYYDKQLRGKDGGEIKIINDQTKQEDTLQKIDRKDGEEIKLTIDAAVQKKAFDSLGSETGAVTMINPTNGELLALVSTPSYDANQMVLGITADDYAKYNDDKRLPFLARYANRYAPGSTFKTITATIGLDTGITKPDKVREISGLKWQKDSSWGKYFVTRVHDVPKVNMTDALVHSDNIYFAQEGLEIGKDKLTAGLKKFDFDKEYNLPFTMEPAQISNDGLNSDILLADTSYGQGELLMSPIQQAIAYSAIANNGKMPYPKLDTKEATGKSTQATEATSANQVKDALIKTVSDPAGTAHGLEIQGHNIAAKTGTAELKEKQGEDGLENGFVYAFDADNPDYLMVGMIENVKGRGGSGLVIDKLKPVIESMYK, from the coding sequence ATGGCCAATTTAAACGGAAAAAGGAGCAGCAACAAAAAAGCGCTTATTATCGGGAGTATCGCTGTTGGTGTTGTTTTAATAGGTATTGCCATTTACTTTTTTATACAAAATCAACATAAAGACGAGAGAGATGCATTAGCGGCAGCAGAGACCTTCACCTCAAACCTTGCTAAAGAAAAGTACGATAAGCTAGGAAATAACGTCACTACTGCTTCCCTAAGAAAAGTCGAAGTTACGGCTAAAGAGATGGAAGCAAAATATCAAGCTGTATATGGTGGAATTGGTGCCGAAAATATTAAAGTGAAAAATCTTAAATCTGTCTACGATGACAACACAAATAAATTCAACCTGACTTATGAACTTGAAATGCGTACTAGCCTAGGAAAACTAGCCACGCAAAAATATAAAACAACCATCTCTAAACAAAATGATGACTGGAAAATCGATTGGAAGCCAGCGCTTATTTTCCCAGGAATGGTAAAAACTGACAAAGTTCGCATCACAGAAGATAGCGCCACACGTGGTCAAATCGTTGACCGTAATGGCACTCCACTCGCAACAAAAGGACAATTTTCCGAAGCGGGTATAGTTCCTGCTAAGCTTGGTGAAGGCGATGAGAAAACGGAAAACATCCAAGCTATTAGTAAAAAACTCGGTATTTCTACTGAATATATTAATAAACAACTCGAGCAAAAATGGGTTCAAGCCGATAGTTTCGTCCCACTTGTGACACTGGATGAAGATAAACTTCCTGAAGCAACCGGTTTAACATACGCTCAAAAAGAATTACGAACATATCCACTCAATGAAGCCACCTCTCATTTGATCGGCTATGTTGGTGAAGTTAGCGCTGAAGATATTGAAAAGAATCCGAAGCTCGGAGTCGGTGATGTCATTGGTAAAAGTGGCTTAGAACGTTATTATGATAAACAGCTTCGTGGCAAAGATGGTGGCGAAATAAAAATCATTAATGATCAAACAAAACAAGAAGATACATTACAAAAAATCGATCGTAAAGATGGTGAGGAAATAAAATTAACGATTGATGCCGCCGTTCAAAAGAAAGCTTTTGATAGCCTTGGCTCAGAAACAGGTGCTGTGACAATGATTAATCCAACAAACGGCGAACTATTAGCTTTAGTAAGTACACCGTCTTATGATGCGAATCAAATGGTACTTGGAATTACTGCTGACGATTATGCAAAATATAACGATGACAAAAGACTACCCTTCCTAGCTAGATACGCTAATCGTTACGCACCTGGTTCTACTTTTAAGACCATCACAGCAACAATTGGGCTTGATACTGGAATTACCAAACCTGACAAAGTTCGTGAAATTTCTGGACTGAAATGGCAAAAAGACTCCTCTTGGGGGAAATATTTCGTCACTCGGGTCCATGATGTTCCAAAAGTAAATATGACCGATGCACTTGTTCACTCAGATAATATTTATTTCGCACAAGAAGGACTTGAAATCGGCAAAGATAAACTAACAGCCGGCCTTAAGAAATTCGATTTTGACAAAGAGTATAACTTGCCGTTCACAATGGAACCAGCTCAAATTTCCAATGACGGATTAAACTCAGATATATTACTCGCTGATACATCATACGGACAGGGTGAATTATTAATGTCGCCAATCCAGCAAGCAATCGCATATTCCGCCATCGCTAACAACGGAAAAATGCCTTATCCAAAACTAGACACCAAAGAAGCAACCGGAAAATCGACACAAGCAACCGAAGCAACTTCCGCAAACCAAGTCAAAGACGCACTAATCAAAACCGTTTCTGACCCAGCCGGAACTGCGCATGGTTTAGAAATCCAAGGTCACAACATTGCTGCTAAAACCGGAACCGCCGAACTAAAAGAAAAACAAGGTGAAGATGGACTTGAAAACGGCTTTGTCTACGCTTTCGATGCCGACAATCCCGACTATTTAATGGTAGGAATGATTGAAAACGTTAAAGGACGCGGAGGCAGTGGACTCGTAATCGACAAGCTAAAACCTGTTATTGAAAGTATGTATAAATAA
- a CDS encoding transglutaminase domain-containing protein, which translates to MKKKFSLMLLFILSILLISEWIYPFTNLTDLNTASWIILFITISLASFFIRIRYYWTIPLHIVMIYIVAGIYYAKDGIFSANWFHSFFQITFTGFTDMVQFRSSDISMDFILIVFLIALWLLSYITTYSILRKQRIMSVLILTVSYLAVINTFTDYNSSWAIVRTVLEGFLLLHLALTSRITATNRMNSDSMKRNGLIYHAFVLFLLAVFVFSSLMLPKKAPIWPDPVPVIRNAFGINTTRTVGYSEDDTELGGAVKKDNATVFKARTDNGHYWRVESKRIYTGVGWANEKSTELQQFSSGDDFPISLSEETTGDAKTAEISFEASSEYVPYPYGTQTINSAVDTFNANLTTEKITPENTIKNYTIQLQTPVYDIEKMQSADFSTLPAAFISKYTQTPNELPKRVASLANKVTKDADSIYDKTKAIENYLSKSGDFTYSTDDAKETPNGADYVDQFLFETQIGYCDNFSTSMVIMLRTLGIPARWAKGYTPGEGKKETRGDKATYTITNNNAHSWPEVFFPGTGWVPFEPTATFSNPENFQEPTTETANKPENPSESSSEAAKPDTTEKTPEQDAGSSSTGEAPQKVQTKKESANSTLKISSWIWWSLIGLLLTMIAWAVVFRRRIRSYLLLRSLHKNPSFPIIYTKLLRILASYGFIRQPSETLRQFAVRVDTKLQTTNFSILTKTYENLIYSKTKQKKSLTTVETHSIQQIIAILSKQKSS; encoded by the coding sequence ATGAAGAAAAAATTCTCGCTCATGTTACTCTTCATTCTGTCAATTTTACTTATTTCAGAATGGATTTACCCATTTACTAATTTAACTGACCTGAACACTGCCAGTTGGATTATCCTATTTATTACCATTTCACTTGCTAGTTTTTTCATTCGTATCCGATATTACTGGACCATCCCGCTTCACATCGTCATGATTTACATTGTCGCTGGGATTTATTATGCAAAAGACGGAATTTTTTCTGCTAATTGGTTTCATTCTTTTTTCCAAATTACGTTTACTGGTTTTACTGACATGGTGCAATTCCGCTCATCAGATATTTCGATGGACTTTATTCTAATTGTTTTTCTAATTGCTCTTTGGTTGCTTAGTTATATAACGACTTATAGCATCTTACGAAAACAGCGGATTATGAGTGTGCTTATTTTGACAGTCAGCTACCTTGCTGTCATTAATACTTTTACAGATTACAATAGTAGCTGGGCAATTGTAAGGACAGTTTTAGAAGGTTTCTTGTTGCTACACCTTGCTTTAACGAGCCGAATTACTGCAACGAACAGGATGAACTCCGATTCGATGAAACGTAATGGACTAATTTACCATGCTTTTGTTTTATTTCTACTTGCTGTCTTTGTTTTTAGTTCTTTGATGCTCCCCAAAAAAGCACCCATTTGGCCAGATCCTGTTCCTGTCATTCGAAATGCCTTTGGAATTAATACAACTCGCACGGTTGGTTATAGTGAAGATGATACCGAGCTTGGTGGAGCTGTCAAAAAAGATAATGCAACTGTTTTTAAAGCACGTACTGATAATGGTCATTACTGGCGCGTCGAATCAAAACGAATTTATACTGGCGTGGGTTGGGCTAATGAAAAATCAACCGAATTGCAGCAATTTTCTTCTGGTGATGACTTTCCGATTTCACTTTCCGAGGAAACAACTGGCGATGCGAAAACAGCTGAAATCAGTTTTGAAGCTTCCAGTGAATATGTTCCTTATCCATATGGAACGCAAACAATTAACAGTGCAGTTGACACTTTTAACGCCAATTTAACGACAGAGAAAATAACACCTGAAAATACGATTAAAAATTACACTATACAATTACAAACACCCGTTTACGATATTGAAAAGATGCAAAGTGCTGATTTCAGTACTTTACCAGCTGCTTTCATTTCCAAATATACCCAAACACCTAACGAATTACCAAAACGGGTCGCAAGCCTTGCTAACAAAGTGACGAAAGATGCTGATTCGATTTATGATAAAACGAAAGCGATTGAAAACTATTTAAGTAAATCCGGTGACTTCACATATAGTACTGATGACGCCAAAGAAACACCAAATGGCGCTGATTATGTTGATCAATTCCTATTCGAAACCCAAATTGGCTATTGCGATAACTTTTCTACTTCGATGGTTATTATGCTTCGGACGCTTGGAATTCCGGCACGCTGGGCAAAAGGTTATACTCCTGGCGAAGGAAAAAAAGAGACACGTGGCGACAAAGCGACTTATACAATAACAAATAATAATGCACACTCTTGGCCAGAAGTATTTTTCCCAGGTACTGGTTGGGTTCCCTTTGAGCCGACTGCTACATTCTCTAATCCAGAGAACTTCCAAGAACCAACAACAGAAACAGCTAATAAACCGGAAAACCCAAGCGAAAGTTCAAGTGAAGCTGCCAAACCAGATACGACAGAAAAAACACCGGAACAAGATGCTGGCAGTAGTTCTACGGGTGAAGCACCTCAGAAAGTGCAAACGAAAAAAGAATCGGCAAACAGTACTTTAAAAATCTCTTCATGGATTTGGTGGAGTCTTATTGGATTACTCCTCACAATGATTGCTTGGGCAGTTGTTTTCAGACGCCGAATTCGCAGTTATTTATTGCTACGTTCATTGCATAAAAATCCAAGTTTCCCTATCATTTACACTAAACTACTAAGAATTCTAGCTTCTTATGGATTTATTCGTCAACCAAGTGAGACATTACGTCAATTTGCTGTTCGAGTAGATACTAAATTACAAACAACCAATTTCTCTATTTTAACAAAAACTTACGAAAACCTAATTTATAGTAAAACAAAACAAAAGAAGAGCTTAACAACTGTAGAAACCCATTCTATTCAACAAATAATCGCTATTTTATCCAAACAAAAAAGCAGCTAA
- a CDS encoding LCP family protein, translating into MARHAQKKKRRTRKGRVFVTILLALLILVGVVAVIGYFQYQSSLKEAQNASKLKDYTFNGVKSEGDVINVLLIGSDSRGADQGRSDSLMIAHYDNKTKTPKLVSIMRDTYVDIPGHGKNKINAAYSYGGPELVRQTIKENFGVDVEYYVVANFEGFPKIVDTLAPEGIKINAEKDMSKNIEVSIKKGEQVMDGKTLLQYARFRKDAEGDFGRIRRQQQVLEALKEQALDVGDVAKIPDLIGKLQGYTSTNIPTGTLMSVGSDFLLGKTKTMEKFAIPVEGKWHNERIEGAGAVLRLDDMAANAKALQDFLK; encoded by the coding sequence ATGGCAAGACATGCGCAGAAAAAAAAGCGTCGTACGCGCAAAGGAAGAGTTTTTGTTACCATTCTATTGGCATTATTAATTTTAGTAGGCGTAGTTGCAGTTATTGGGTATTTTCAATATCAATCAAGTTTAAAAGAAGCGCAAAATGCTAGCAAATTGAAAGACTATACGTTCAACGGAGTCAAATCAGAGGGTGATGTAATAAATGTATTGCTCATTGGTAGTGATTCTCGCGGGGCCGATCAAGGCCGATCAGATAGCTTGATGATTGCTCATTACGATAATAAAACAAAAACTCCAAAACTAGTATCTATTATGCGTGATACGTATGTAGATATCCCAGGTCATGGCAAAAATAAAATCAATGCCGCATATTCTTATGGTGGCCCAGAACTTGTCCGCCAAACAATTAAAGAAAATTTTGGTGTAGACGTTGAGTACTATGTAGTAGCGAATTTTGAAGGGTTCCCTAAGATTGTTGATACACTTGCGCCAGAGGGAATCAAAATTAATGCAGAAAAAGATATGTCTAAAAATATTGAAGTAAGCATTAAAAAAGGCGAACAAGTCATGGATGGCAAAACATTGCTACAATACGCTCGTTTCCGAAAAGACGCTGAAGGAGACTTTGGGCGGATTCGTAGACAACAACAAGTATTAGAAGCACTAAAAGAACAAGCGCTTGATGTTGGGGACGTAGCAAAAATTCCAGACCTAATTGGTAAACTTCAAGGATATACTTCCACGAACATACCAACGGGCACACTAATGTCTGTTGGTTCCGATTTCTTACTTGGTAAAACAAAAACAATGGAAAAATTTGCTATTCCAGTTGAAGGTAAATGGCATAATGAACGCATTGAAGGCGCAGGAGCTGTTCTTCGTTTAGATGATATGGCTGCAAACGCCAAAGCATTACAGGACTTCCTGAAATAA
- a CDS encoding DUF2004 domain-containing protein — MAQQLINTKLLGELSYDTEKGLSIDTTVLLDNQEIAIDFDIFENITLPEDYQNIARLTDQISVLYQKVKTELLQQFVEGNAIIDYYFEFHLEELTEDVLAKFAVENVENIAKDDLIKGLVLSHVWFAQNDKNELNLTFDFNIIPEYSDELLVVRFDDKGEITDIVHES, encoded by the coding sequence ATGGCACAACAACTGATTAATACAAAACTATTAGGTGAGTTAAGTTATGACACAGAGAAAGGTCTGTCAATCGATACAACGGTTTTACTGGATAATCAAGAAATAGCCATTGATTTTGATATTTTTGAAAATATTACTTTACCGGAAGATTATCAAAATATTGCGAGGTTAACAGATCAGATTTCAGTACTTTATCAAAAAGTGAAAACCGAGCTCTTGCAACAATTTGTGGAAGGAAACGCAATAATTGATTATTATTTTGAGTTTCATTTAGAGGAATTGACAGAAGATGTACTAGCGAAATTCGCGGTGGAAAATGTCGAGAATATAGCTAAAGATGACTTGATTAAAGGTTTAGTACTTTCGCACGTTTGGTTTGCTCAGAATGATAAAAATGAATTAAACTTAACTTTTGATTTTAATATAATACCGGAATATAGTGATGAGCTTTTAGTTGTTCGTTTTGATGATAAAGGCGAAATTACTGATATTGTTCATGAAAGCTAA
- a CDS encoding membrane protein — MEKVTKKRKWNWAQLLAIFVLITLLISMVYAIVNLISAPSGTVPEGEKTKADYSLMLMQCVLGVVVLFLPSLISRKMKFVIPNAMYIVFIVFLYCAIYLGEVQSFYYLIPNWDTILHTFSGAMLGGLGFSIVSLLNNNERVTLSMSPVFVALFACSFAVLLGVFWEFYEFAADSFGMNMQKTMLEDGTMLQGHAAVADTMGDLFVDFLGAFVIAIVGYFSIRKNKKWMLNFEFKKVDEEEK, encoded by the coding sequence ATGGAGAAAGTAACGAAAAAAAGGAAATGGAATTGGGCACAACTTCTTGCAATTTTTGTATTAATAACGCTCCTCATTTCAATGGTTTATGCAATTGTTAACTTGATTTCAGCACCATCTGGGACTGTTCCAGAAGGCGAAAAAACAAAGGCGGATTACTCGTTGATGCTAATGCAGTGTGTACTTGGGGTAGTGGTGCTCTTCTTGCCATCATTAATTAGTAGAAAGATGAAATTCGTCATACCAAATGCAATGTATATTGTTTTTATTGTTTTCTTATATTGTGCTATTTATTTGGGAGAAGTACAAAGTTTTTATTATTTAATTCCTAACTGGGATACCATCTTACACACGTTTAGCGGGGCAATGCTTGGTGGGCTAGGCTTCTCGATTGTTAGTTTGCTGAATAATAATGAACGAGTAACGCTTTCGATGAGTCCGGTATTTGTAGCACTGTTTGCTTGTAGTTTTGCAGTATTACTTGGTGTTTTCTGGGAATTTTATGAATTTGCAGCAGATAGCTTTGGAATGAATATGCAAAAAACGATGCTAGAAGATGGAACGATGCTTCAAGGACATGCAGCTGTTGCGGATACGATGGGTGATTTATTCGTCGATTTCCTTGGCGCATTTGTTATTGCGATTGTGGGATATTTCTCCATTCGTAAAAATAAAAAATGGATGCTGAATTTTGAATTTAAAAAAGTGGATGAAGAAGAAAAATAA
- a CDS encoding DUF58 domain-containing protein encodes MLKKRLLLASRWAIMLLIYTGLWAYTLFQGDTASWFLTYFFSFILVVLFLSSIYPLKAWKVHRHFAKNIYHDGDLIAMQVTFARKSRYPVGYLLFQQKIPLSFSKVNARQQLVYPLFKQKFTVTLESFVGFRGIHNFAPIDLETSDAFGLLERSFQTTSEKSLTIYPSYFPDILEKIRESSPENERNAAFWTLKKNSNLHSLREFSSGDRISLIDWKSSARTDQLMTREFENSATSRLSVIFYGANHPHFELSLRAAYSFIRKTSEEHGEIRVNILGDKVTKFVLSTGSNKLQEISTAFAELKPEKSLVLQESLDSTLHDGEKILLFTPDIDTMLMQKVTRLTDNKQLQIITFQSEQTKIVDAGTLFLEPASLMSRWERESR; translated from the coding sequence ATGTTAAAAAAACGTCTCTTGTTAGCATCTAGATGGGCTATTATGCTACTTATTTATACTGGTCTTTGGGCATACACCTTGTTTCAGGGTGATACAGCAAGTTGGTTTCTAACGTATTTTTTTAGTTTTATCTTAGTTGTATTATTTTTATCCTCAATTTATCCACTAAAAGCTTGGAAAGTGCATCGTCATTTTGCTAAAAATATCTACCATGATGGTGATTTGATAGCTATGCAAGTGACTTTCGCTCGAAAATCTCGTTATCCAGTGGGTTATTTGTTATTCCAGCAAAAAATACCGCTCAGTTTTAGTAAAGTGAATGCGCGCCAACAGCTAGTATATCCACTTTTTAAGCAAAAATTCACCGTGACATTGGAAAGCTTTGTGGGATTTCGAGGTATCCATAACTTTGCGCCGATTGATTTAGAAACAAGTGATGCTTTTGGTTTGTTGGAACGTTCTTTTCAAACAACTTCCGAAAAATCATTAACTATTTACCCGAGCTATTTTCCTGACATTCTAGAAAAAATCCGAGAATCTTCTCCTGAAAACGAGCGAAATGCAGCTTTCTGGACGCTTAAAAAAAATTCTAACTTGCATAGTCTACGTGAGTTTTCTTCCGGTGATCGAATTTCTTTAATTGATTGGAAGTCATCTGCTAGAACAGATCAATTAATGACACGAGAATTTGAAAATAGCGCCACATCTCGTTTGTCCGTCATTTTTTATGGTGCTAATCATCCACATTTCGAGTTATCCTTACGGGCAGCTTACTCGTTTATCCGAAAAACTTCTGAAGAACATGGCGAAATTCGTGTTAATATATTAGGCGACAAAGTAACAAAATTCGTCCTTTCTACTGGATCAAATAAACTACAAGAAATTTCTACTGCATTTGCCGAACTTAAACCCGAAAAAAGTTTAGTTTTACAAGAGTCACTTGATAGCACTTTACATGATGGCGAAAAAATCCTACTATTCACGCCGGATATTGACACCATGTTAATGCAAAAAGTGACTCGTTTAACGGATAATAAACAACTGCAAATAATTACTTTCCAATCCGAACAAACGAAAATAGTGGATGCCGGAACGTTATTCCTTGAACCCGCCAGCTTGATGAGCAGATGGGAGCGTGAAAGCAGATGA